The genomic DNA TGGGGGAGCAGCGAGGAGCCTCGGGGTCAGATTTCTGAGGGGTCAAGCAGTCGCAGTCTTGGGAGAAGAACGGGTGGGGGGGGAAGGTGGGGGGCACAATATGGCCTATGTGTCTATAGCAGGAGATAGACAGGACCACAGAGCAGCAGTCTCACCTAATCAACTTCATTTGGTAGCATTGACAGACAGGCGTGGCCGTCTGAGGTGGCCACAATCAGCTTTCAGCGCATTACCCCACTGCCCACTACAAATCCATAATCCTTGAATCCGTGACCTTTTGCATTTTCAGTGTCAAGTCACCGACAGTCACATGAAATCTATGTTGCATACACTAAACTGATCCATAATGAAATGAGATGGACTGCACAATAATCTGATTGTGTAGCTTGTAAAAAGTCACAGCGCATCACTTTCAGTGTTGTTTTAGTGTTCGTCGTTGACGTTATTATTCTGGCTCCGTTAGATGTAAAATgatttgtatgctgcgtcctcAATGTGGAAagaggctctgtcaagcaatactatcagagctgactgaaggccctggtatacttccacgcaCAGCGCATGTGGACCCACGGCGCACTGTACCCATGATGCAATTTATGTCATCAACGCACAGGCAGCCCAGACAGAACGAAGCTTTGTATTATGCCCACATCCTGGACACTTCACTAGCGAGACAAAATCTCAACGCTGCTGTACTGAGACACACAAAGAgggttgtgtggagctgatcggtgtaacagacattttttaatatttaaaagtcacacactacCGTTTTAGAGTCCTAAAGTGATCCATAAAGTTAAAATAGATAGTTATGCTGCACTAGAATATAATTCTGTAGCTGTTAAATATCAACTGGAATATAATTAGTGCATAAAAGTGTATTGATTTGTGGTCCAATGGCTGAACTCATAGCTTCCACGATCATGCAACGCAACATGACTGCTGCTCAGAATGTCAGTCCTAATCTTGTGGAACAAGACACGACATTGTATCAATAATTAGACACTCAAGGCAGCGTCATGTCAGTGATGCTTAAATTAATCGGTCAGCCTAATGAGCCGTTTGTATGTTGCCTTATGTTTATTttgccgtgtttttttttttatagccgGCCTCATTACACCACAAATCAATAAAGTCTGCCGTATGCTAAATCCATGTTATTGGTAAACAATGTTGTCGCATACATGATCGCAAACAGCTGTGTGCGACCAGTGATCAGAattgattcacacacacacacacacacagaagccacTTCTCCctatgttggtgtgtgtgtgccacagatGTATCAAGGAAAAATGATGCTGTGCACAGATAAGATTATGAGACATCATTCTCATCCTCTCCCCCAGCACCATCCATTACGTACACACAGAATGATGCCAGTTTATTCTAGTCTAGACTAGATATGTAGCCCTACATCATCCACCCCGTGGTGAGAACACCGCACTGACCcacattaatacatttataatcAATACCTACTCAGGTCCCGTGCAAGGACTCGCTTATCAGACGTTGAAGGAAACTGTGCAGTCCAATTTAAAATTGCCTGGGGAAAACTTTCATAACCATGTGCCAATTAGTCCCACTGTCAATAATGGTAATGCTAAAGGACATTGTGTTTCAGGGTGAGAGGAGACAATAGATAGACGGCGCACAGAGACATCATCAAGCCCGCGCCATTGTTAATGTCTGTCCCAGTGACAATGAGCGTTGGATCAGATAGACACTCATTATTGTTGGGCCATGGACGCGGTTGAGGGCGCTGCGTTATGAGGCAGAATTACACAACGCATGACTATAATAAGCAATGGCGTCCTAGGAAAGGTCAACAAACAACGCATGAGTGGGACAGAGGCGGGGCCGCGAGATGGGATTCATTAGGACAGCGATGAGAGCGTggagacaaagagggagagaagaggtgGTGTTTGTGGTGAGAGGGGGAGCATTCCTCTGCTGTTTGACGACAGCCGTCACAGCAGCACATGAAACAGGTGTGTGGCTTTACTCGGGGCACGGAGAGCAAGACAAGTGGTTCAGACTGGTTACACTTGACCACACACTGACCTCAAACCTAGTTGAGTAGCCCAAAGCTTCACCAAGTCGGCCCTAAGTAGCGCAGGGGTCCCACCGCTGTTATATTGCCAATTTAAAACAGACTCTCGCTGTCTTGACTCCAGATTATTTATGAGCAGCGTGCTCATCAGTGTCAAAACTTTCAGGAGCCATGCTCGGAATTTAGGACCCCTGATGTGAAGCATCAACATGCCCCCCAACCTTGACACACCTATTCTGTTTTATAGTCACCTCGCCTCTCCCAGGAGTCTCGTCTCAAACTTACAAAGGCATCccacaaactcaaacacagcCTCACTCAGTGTCATTGGTCCAGGCACAAAAGGCAGCTAAAGGTGACAGTGTCATTTAAAGTTGGAAGTACAATTGATTGCTGGAAACTCGTCTCATTTAGAGACATTGACAGAGACCCAACTCTTGATTGGACAAAATGACTGCTTGCTGGGCAATCACTTGACAGAACTTGAGACTATCACAATTatctcgtaaaaaaaaaaaatcaccacttGAGACGGGACTCGGAATTGACTTTCCTCCAAAATAACTCCCTAAAGACGTCAGATTTTCAGGTCAGAAAAGagccccaccccccctcccccccaaggTTGGCGgaatacaaaaaacaataaaaacaattacagaaacacttaaacaaAGACTGCACTAAAACAGCCCCATAAAGTGCAACagaaaacaagtaaacaaggaaaacaataaaaggcaATGCTCTATGAATTATTAAGGGCACTATCAAAGTATTCCACATgataacaaatgtaaacatataatGATAAATCTTTCACTGTTCATTTTGCAAGATGGGAATATTTAATCATGAATAGACACACATGTATATTAGGGCAGTTTATTGGACTTATTTGTCTTCgtctaaatgtaaataatattattatttctaccTGAGTATGAGATTTAACAGGTTGCTGTTTTATCACTTGACTAGAGATTTCTATTGAACTCGACTTCACAACTGTTCATGTTTTATATACtggctgaaaaaaaatgattcactgaCAGTTTCGGAAGATATCTGAGGTGAGCCACATCCTCCGTCAACAAATCCATTTTCAAACTCGGGCTGCTCCGATAGGTCAACTCATCTCAAGGACCACTCCTCATAGTTTTGTGATAGCGCTGGTATTTAACTCCCAGACTTGTTTGATTTAAGCTGTTGCTTCTCGGGCCAAAAATGTCATTGCAAAACCTAAGAAAAGAGGCTGCATTTGCCAGGTTCAGCTCGTCAAGTTTCAGTTCTCACCGGTTTACCGGCGATATCCTGGAAGCTGGACATAGTGACGCACTTTTAGTCACTCTGCCTTTTCccaaacacatccacacacacacacacacacacatctaatgACAACATTACACACAGCTACGCTCTCCGGCTCAGGAAACAGAGAGTTCCTGTTTTTGACTCGCAGCTCTATTGTTACCTTGTACATTTTAACAGtacatgttctctctctctctttctttccttgtgtCAGGTTTTCTCCAGCTGAAGTATTACACAACAATTATCAAGACAAATCCTGATTCTTGTATAGCTCTTTCATAGCACACATCCTTATCGGGACCTTTCACTTGACAAATATTGACAAAGCCAGTGAGACAGAGTCAACACAACTCCCCATTaccacttttcctgttttatctATGTCTCTTATCTTTGCTCTCTGGATGGAGACACGCAGACTCTCCCGTCTCTGCACTTGAGGATGAAGCAtcgccttctctctctctctctctctctctctctctttttctctttttgccaATTTCTCTCACATACTGTCTTCATGCTTATCTTTTCATCAGTCACTGCTACACTCTCTCCCTGCTGTGGGAAACGAGGCACTGCATGCATGGGGGGTTGAGTAGAAGTCTGGATAAGCAACAGCTGGATTTTACACACCATTAAGGTCACTGGTTGTTCAAGCTGCACCTGCAAACCCCCTTGACTAAATCTCTCCCCTGTCCGCTCCTcccctctttttctctgttgCCATCTCTTCTTTCGTCCACATACTCACTCACCCCTTCTTTACATTCCGGGTCCTCTCAGCTATGACCCCCCCCCATTTTTTCTGGTTCCTTCTACCTCGCTCCCTCTCATTCACTGCGCCCCAGCCTCCTCTCTCGTCACACTCTTTTTTCGTTTCTTTCAGTCTTTTcacagtctctccctctctcagccATACCCCTCGGTAACAGCGCTGCCCCTCCTGCTCGcaggctgttgtgttgtgtctgccAGGCCTTCTCGGCTGGAGCGCAGGTTTCCTGAGTACTGGAACGGAACAGGTGCTGGCAGCGAGATACACTGAGAAAGGCCAGCTCGACTGTTCCCACTGAGAGTCACACACGCTCCCAACACTGCTCATACCAATACAAGACAGGCGGGACACCGCGCATGAATGATGCAGGTAATGATCCAGCATGGCTGCTACCACCTGGATTCAGTTCATCTTAAAATGGAGCGACCTGACCTTGACAGTCTGATATATATCACATCACATCTTGAGTGTAGCATtggattaaaaagaaatcaaaacagcacatttttatttctttcttttcattttttttttcatatgacattttgacttatcacagtaggaaaagcacaggtgtaaataatgaatTGATTTACCAGGACTAGAATAGAAATGTGTTAATATTATCAGGAACACCTGGATTTTTCCTGTTGGGACtaatcaaaatgtctgctgtaaaaaaaaaaaagagacgtaTTATGattcaatgtctttttttttcttcattttaaagcaacCTCTTCACCACGACTCCCTGTACAGACATATTTTCTAAAGGCATAATGTGGGCAGAGTTGCagtatgaaaagaaaatgagtccACAGTTCTGTTGATTACTTATTCAGGTAGACATTGCCCATATATTTTCAATTAATCAGGCACGGGGAGCTGCTTATTTAATCCTTTCATAGTCTCACAACAGTGTCTCTTATATCACagtaaatttatttttttgtgaattagtttttgtgtgtgtgtgtaacattcTGATGAAGGAAATGGGTGTGACGTATTTCAAGTCCTACAGCACATTGTTCTCTAACTCTAATTCTCTATGGCCAAAGAACAAATCATTCATtcgtcttctactgctttattctccacaagGGTCACAGGGgtgctggtgctaatcccagctgacatagggcgaaaggtggagtaaaccctggacaggtcaccagcccatcacagggccacataaagacaaacaaccatctactGCCACACTCACGCCTAGGGttaatttagagtttccaatttacctaatccccaaatctgcatgtttttggactgcaggaggaaactggagaacctggagaaaatccaCGCACACAAGGGTGGGGGGGAtaatgcaaactccatgcagaaaggctctgaCCGGGTCGCGAACCCAAGAGCGCTCACCACTACACCATCTTTGTGGCcccaaagaataaatcaataaacaaaatTGCAAACTTGGAAAGATAACTGCCGATTAGATGACTCAAAGATTTGCACTTTCAGCATATAAAAACTATTTTCCAGTTTGCATAAAACAGGAGAAGTAAACGGCTTCATTGCCCTTGCAGGCGCACAGATAATCACTTACACCATTAAcactgctgcagacagacataAACTCCACCGAGCTAAGAATAACTTTCCATTTCCCCCCAAAGAATGATGCTCATTTCTCAGCGAGGCGTCTGTCTTCCCAGTTAAGTGAATGATGTTTATGTCTCCCACTCCTCATGATTTCACCCTGGAGAGATCTGTGCCCGTGGCTCCAGGACAATTTACTGGCCTGAATGCGAGGTCGTCCATCATAGCACCTAAAGAGACGCGGACATCCAACAACTGTCGGCTCCCAGGGGCACCTAATGAAATTGTTGTTGGATTCCTCGCTTTAGAATAACATTAGTATTTATAGATAGCTTTCAGCTCGAGCTAATGGTAATCTGAttttctgagtgttttttttctaaattaagAAGGTGACACTGAGAAATTGTCAGAGGTCtaatgtgtgttaaatgtctGGCCCCTTAAAAACTTAGTTGAAACAGCTGACAGGGGTTtgtgtgttatgttgtgttgttaaCACATCAGACAACGgtgtactgcagtgttttaatgaaaaacacGGCCAGTATTAACACTCACATTTATTGAGAAATGAAACCACGGCCAACTGAAAGGGCATTTTAGTCCTCACACGTGGCTCACAAGAACAAGATAAGACAAATTGAATAAAACTttctaaatgaataaatcaaggATGCATAAGCATTTATTAAAAACTGGAAATAAATCTAATTCATTTATGATAGTGCATGATTTGgacaaaatgtgttcaaataaaattaaatgttttgtgttgatGCCACATGTACGAATGTAAATAGCTGTTCatcaaatgtaatgaaatatgaCCATGCAATGAAAGGAAACAGCGCTGAAACAACTACCTTTCCCATAAGGCATTGCGGTTGTGGACGTCATCAACAAGCGCAGAGCTGAGGTGTCGTTTGAGAGGAGGTAAACACGTCGGATTTGGGGATTATTGCTTTTAAAACTACTCATTGGACAAACTGTTGTATTAATTTAATCGAATTGTTTACTCACGTACGAGTTAGTTTGACCCATTTTTTCATTCCGTGTattgcagcagcagagccagcGCAGTTGTGTACAGTACCGTTGTGTGCTAAAGCTAAGCTAATAAGTGAATAACTGTTTGTCTCTCAGGTTGTTTCTCGGCTGCTCACCTGAAAGTTCCCTCGGCTTCTCTCGTCGTCTCTCGTCATGACTAAACTGGTGGAGTGGCTCCTCGGTGTGACGCTGGTGGTCGCTGCTTGGGCTCTGGTCACTTGGGACCTACTGGACCTGCGGCTGCCGCAGACTTACAGAGACGTTGCCTGGCCCATGCCGCTGTATCTGCTGGTGACATTTGGCTGCTACTCACTGGCCACCGTGGGATACAGGGTGGCCACGTTTAATGACTGTGATGAGGCAGcgctggagctgcaggagcagatTAAAGAAGCCAAAGAGGAC from Solea senegalensis isolate Sse05_10M linkage group LG20, IFAPA_SoseM_1, whole genome shotgun sequence includes the following:
- the dpm3 gene encoding dolichol-phosphate mannosyltransferase subunit 3 gives rise to the protein MTKLVEWLLGVTLVVAAWALVTWDLLDLRLPQTYRDVAWPMPLYLLVTFGCYSLATVGYRVATFNDCDEAALELQEQIKEAKEDLRKKGLKI